One region of Streptomyces capillispiralis genomic DNA includes:
- a CDS encoding glycoside hydrolase family 13 protein encodes MGQPTPAPSDDWWRSAVIYQVYVRSFADGDGDGTGDLAGVRAKLHHLAELGVDALWFNPWYLSPMKDGGYDVADYRVIDPAFGTLAEAEKLIAEARELGLRTIIDIVPNHVSDQHPWFRAALAGGPERHLFHFRPGRGAHGELPPNDWRSEFGGPAWTRLDDGDWYLHLFAPEQPDLNWAHPAVRQEHEDILRFWFERGVAGVRIDSAALPAKDPRLPDFTEGRDPHPYVDRDELHDIYRSWRAVADEYGAVFVGEVWLPDSERFARYLRPDELHTAFNFSFMTCPWDAARLRTSIDDTLAEHAPVGAPATWVLCNHDVTRTVTRYGRADTGFDFATKAFGTPTDLALGTRRARAAALLSLALPGAVYLYQGEELGLPEVELARELIQDPMHARSGGTDPGRDGCRVPLPWEAEAPYAGFGSRQTPWLPQPDGWADYAVDRQLGDPGSMLSLYRRAIRLRPGFGDGPLTWLPAPEGVLHFVRDGGAHCLVNLAATPAVLPGHAEVLLASGPLDADGRLPRDTAVWLRA; translated from the coding sequence GTGGGACAGCCCACCCCCGCCCCCAGCGACGACTGGTGGCGCTCCGCCGTCATCTACCAGGTGTACGTCCGCAGCTTCGCCGACGGTGACGGCGACGGCACCGGAGACCTCGCGGGCGTCCGCGCCAAGCTGCACCATCTCGCCGAACTGGGCGTGGACGCGCTGTGGTTCAACCCCTGGTACCTGTCCCCGATGAAGGACGGCGGCTACGACGTCGCCGACTACCGGGTGATCGACCCGGCGTTCGGCACCCTCGCCGAGGCGGAGAAGCTGATCGCCGAGGCCCGCGAGCTGGGCCTGCGCACGATCATCGACATCGTGCCGAACCACGTCTCCGACCAGCACCCCTGGTTCCGCGCCGCCCTCGCCGGCGGCCCCGAGCGCCACCTGTTCCACTTCCGCCCGGGCCGCGGCGCACACGGCGAACTCCCGCCGAACGACTGGCGGTCGGAGTTCGGCGGCCCCGCATGGACCCGGCTGGACGACGGCGACTGGTACCTCCACCTGTTCGCCCCGGAGCAGCCGGACCTCAACTGGGCGCACCCCGCCGTCCGCCAGGAGCACGAGGACATCCTGCGGTTCTGGTTCGAGCGGGGCGTGGCGGGGGTGCGCATCGACTCCGCCGCGCTGCCGGCGAAGGACCCCCGGCTGCCGGACTTCACCGAGGGCCGCGACCCGCACCCCTACGTCGACCGCGACGAACTCCACGACATCTACCGCTCCTGGCGGGCCGTCGCCGACGAGTACGGGGCCGTCTTCGTCGGCGAGGTCTGGCTCCCCGACTCCGAGCGCTTCGCCCGCTACCTCCGCCCCGACGAACTGCACACCGCGTTCAACTTCTCCTTCATGACCTGCCCCTGGGACGCGGCCCGGCTGCGCACCTCCATCGACGACACCCTGGCCGAGCACGCCCCGGTCGGCGCCCCCGCCACCTGGGTGCTGTGCAACCACGACGTCACCCGCACGGTCACCCGTTACGGCCGCGCCGACACCGGCTTCGACTTCGCCACCAAGGCCTTCGGCACCCCCACCGACCTGGCCCTGGGCACCCGCCGGGCGCGTGCCGCCGCCCTGCTGTCCCTGGCCCTGCCCGGCGCGGTCTACCTCTACCAGGGGGAGGAACTGGGCCTGCCCGAGGTGGAGCTGGCGCGCGAGCTGATCCAGGACCCGATGCACGCCCGGTCGGGCGGCACCGACCCGGGACGCGACGGCTGCCGGGTGCCGCTGCCCTGGGAGGCCGAGGCGCCGTACGCCGGGTTCGGCTCACGGCAGACGCCCTGGCTGCCGCAGCCCGACGGCTGGGCGGACTACGCGGTCGACCGCCAGCTCGGCGATCCCGGCTCCATGCTCTCCCTCTACCGCCGGGCGATCCGTCTGCGCCCCGGGTTCGGTGACGGCCCGCTCACCTGGCTCCCCGCCCCCGAGGGCGTCCTGCACTTCGTGCGGGACGGGGGCGCGCACTGCCTGGTCAACCTCGCCGCCACCCCGGCCGTGCTGCCCGGACACGCCGAGGTCCTCCTCGCCAGCGGCCCGCTCGACGCCGACGGACGGCTGCCCCGGGACACGGCGGTCTGGCTGCGCGCCTGA
- a CDS encoding carbohydrate ABC transporter permease, translating into MTKTAERPAGTVPVRPVKAPSPAGDRGRRRLTDHLRAYGFLAGGLVCFALFSWYPALRAVVIAFQKYTPGSEAEWVGTANFTRVLDDPEFGAAWRNTLTFTLLALLLGFAVPFVLALVLNELRHAKAFFRVVVYLPVMIPPVVGALLWKWFYDPGAGLANEALRLLHLPTSNWTNGADTALVSLVVVATWANMGGTVLIYLAALQSVPGELYEAAELDGANLIQRVRHVTIPQTRFVVLMLMLLQIIATMQVFTEPFVITGGGPENSTVTVLYLIYKYAFLYNDFGGACALSVMLLALLGLFSAGYLRLTRSGEEAA; encoded by the coding sequence GTGACGAAGACGGCCGAACGGCCGGCCGGCACCGTGCCGGTCCGCCCGGTGAAGGCGCCGTCCCCGGCAGGGGACCGGGGACGGCGCCGCCTCACCGACCACCTGCGCGCCTACGGCTTCCTCGCCGGCGGCCTCGTCTGCTTCGCGCTGTTCTCCTGGTACCCGGCGCTCCGCGCGGTCGTAATCGCCTTCCAGAAGTACACGCCCGGCTCGGAGGCCGAATGGGTCGGCACCGCCAACTTCACCCGGGTCCTGGACGATCCCGAGTTCGGCGCCGCCTGGCGCAACACGCTCACCTTCACCCTGCTCGCCCTGCTGCTCGGCTTCGCCGTCCCCTTCGTACTGGCCCTCGTCCTCAACGAACTGAGGCACGCCAAGGCGTTCTTCCGGGTGGTCGTCTACCTGCCGGTGATGATCCCGCCGGTGGTCGGCGCCCTGCTGTGGAAGTGGTTCTACGACCCGGGCGCCGGCCTCGCCAACGAGGCCCTGCGCCTGCTCCACCTGCCCACGTCCAACTGGACCAACGGCGCCGACACCGCCCTGGTGTCCCTCGTCGTCGTCGCCACCTGGGCCAACATGGGCGGCACCGTCCTCATCTACCTCGCCGCCCTGCAGTCCGTCCCCGGCGAGCTGTACGAGGCCGCCGAACTCGACGGGGCGAACCTGATCCAGCGCGTCCGCCACGTGACGATCCCGCAGACCAGGTTCGTCGTCCTGATGCTGATGCTCCTCCAGATCATCGCCACCATGCAGGTGTTCACCGAACCCTTCGTGATCACCGGCGGCGGACCGGAGAACTCCACGGTCACCGTCCTCTACCTGATCTACAAGTACGCCTTCCTCTACAACGACTTCGGCGGTGCCTGCGCGCTGAGCGTGATGCTCCTCGCCCTGCTCGGCCTGTTCTCCGCCGGGTACCTCCGCCTGACCCGCTCCGGAGAGGAGGCCGCATGA
- a CDS encoding LacI family DNA-binding transcriptional regulator: protein MTRRLAVVAKKVGVSEATVSRVLNGKPGVSEATRQAVLSALDVLGYERPTQLRGERARLVGLVLPELQNPIFPAFAEVIGGALAQLGLTPVLCTQTRGGVSEADYVDLLLQQQVSGVVFAGGLYAQADAPHEHYRRLAERNIPVVLVNAAIEHLGFPAVSCDDAVAVEQAWRHLASLGHERIGLVLGPGDHMPSARKLAAARAVAGEVPEEHVARAMFSIEGGHAAASRLIERGVTGFLCASDPLALGVVRAARRKGLDVPGQISVVGYDDSALMNCTEPPLTTVRQPIEAMGRAVVELLNAQISGSAVAPDELLFEPELVVRGSTAQAPRP, encoded by the coding sequence ATGACGCGACGACTTGCTGTGGTGGCGAAGAAGGTCGGGGTCAGCGAGGCCACGGTCAGCCGGGTGCTCAACGGCAAGCCGGGGGTCTCCGAGGCCACCCGGCAGGCGGTGCTCTCGGCCCTGGACGTGCTCGGCTACGAGCGGCCCACCCAGCTGCGCGGTGAGCGCGCCCGGCTGGTCGGCCTGGTCCTGCCCGAGCTGCAGAACCCGATCTTCCCCGCCTTCGCCGAGGTCATCGGCGGCGCGCTGGCCCAGCTCGGGCTGACGCCGGTGCTGTGCACGCAGACCCGGGGCGGCGTCTCCGAGGCGGACTACGTGGACCTGCTGCTCCAGCAGCAGGTGTCCGGCGTCGTGTTCGCCGGCGGCCTGTACGCCCAGGCCGACGCGCCGCACGAGCACTACCGCCGGCTCGCCGAGCGGAACATCCCCGTCGTCCTCGTCAACGCGGCGATAGAGCACCTCGGTTTCCCGGCCGTGTCGTGCGACGACGCCGTGGCCGTGGAGCAGGCCTGGCGGCACCTGGCCTCGCTCGGGCACGAGCGGATCGGGCTGGTGCTCGGTCCCGGCGACCACATGCCCTCGGCGCGCAAGCTGGCCGCCGCCCGCGCGGTCGCGGGGGAGGTGCCCGAGGAGCACGTCGCCCGCGCCATGTTCTCCATCGAGGGCGGTCACGCCGCCGCCTCCCGGCTGATCGAGCGGGGCGTCACCGGCTTCCTCTGCGCCAGCGACCCCCTCGCCCTCGGCGTCGTACGGGCCGCCCGCCGCAAGGGACTCGACGTACCCGGGCAGATCTCCGTCGTCGGCTACGACGACTCGGCGCTGATGAACTGCACCGAGCCGCCCCTCACCACCGTGCGGCAGCCCATCGAGGCCATGGGCAGGGCGGTGGTGGAGCTGCTGAACGCGCAGATCAGCGGCAGTGCGGTGGCCCCCGATGAGCTGCTGTTCGAGCCCGAGCTGGTGGTGCGGGGGTCGACCGCGCAGGCTCCCCGCCCCTGA
- a CDS encoding carbohydrate ABC transporter permease — protein sequence MSSTPRTLVSPAVLARPRGRAVYWTVFTGVVVLFALAFLFPVYWMASGAMKSPDEVARTPPTLVPESWSTSGYTDAWELMRLPTHLWNTVVQAAGAWLFQLVFCTAAAYALSRLRPAFGKLILGGILATLMVPAQALVVPKYLTVADLGLLNDPLAIWLPAVANAFNLYLLKRFFDQLPRDVLEAAEMDGAGRLRTLWSVVLPMSRPVLGVVSIFALVAVWQDFLWPLMVFSDTGKQPISVALVQLSQNVQLTVLIAAMVIASIPMVALFLVFQRHIIAGISAGSTKG from the coding sequence ATGAGCAGCACCCCCCGCACCCTCGTCTCCCCGGCCGTACTGGCCCGCCCGCGCGGCAGGGCCGTCTACTGGACGGTGTTCACCGGCGTCGTCGTGCTGTTCGCGCTCGCCTTCCTCTTCCCCGTCTACTGGATGGCGAGCGGAGCGATGAAGTCACCGGACGAGGTGGCGCGCACCCCGCCCACCCTGGTCCCGGAGAGCTGGAGCACCAGCGGGTACACCGACGCCTGGGAGCTGATGCGGCTGCCCACCCACTTGTGGAACACGGTGGTGCAGGCGGCCGGCGCCTGGCTGTTCCAGCTGGTGTTCTGCACGGCCGCCGCCTACGCCCTGTCCAGGCTCCGGCCCGCCTTCGGCAAGCTGATCCTCGGCGGCATCCTCGCCACCCTGATGGTCCCGGCCCAGGCCCTCGTCGTACCGAAGTACCTGACGGTGGCCGATCTCGGGCTGCTCAACGACCCGCTCGCCATCTGGCTGCCGGCCGTCGCCAACGCCTTCAACCTCTACCTGCTGAAGCGGTTCTTCGACCAGCTGCCCAGGGACGTGCTGGAGGCCGCCGAGATGGACGGCGCGGGGAGGCTGCGCACCCTGTGGTCCGTCGTGCTGCCCATGTCGCGGCCGGTGCTCGGCGTGGTGTCGATCTTCGCGCTGGTCGCGGTGTGGCAGGACTTCCTGTGGCCGCTGATGGTCTTCTCCGACACCGGCAAGCAGCCGATCAGCGTGGCCCTCGTGCAGTTGTCGCAGAACGTCCAGCTGACCGTGCTCATCGCCGCGATGGTGATCGCCAGCATCCCCATGGTCGCGCTGTTCCTCGTCTTCCAGCGGCACATCATCGCCGGAATCAGCGCGGGCAGCACCAAGGGCTGA
- a CDS encoding glycosyl hydrolase family 28-related protein: MPALSAAVAVTAGLLVALAPTPAHAAAGATLPFTSVEAESATSTGTTIGPDHTQGTLASEASGRRAVRLNPGQRVEFTVPRAANAVNVAHSVPDGQSGSLDVYVNGQRLAGTLPVTSKYSYVDTGWIPGARTHHFYANSRMLLGRDVRAGDKVALQAANVQVTVDVADFEQAAGPAARPAGSVSVTDKGADPSGQGDSTQAFREAISAAQGGVVWIPPGEYRLTSSLNGVQNVTLQGAGHWHSIVRTSRFVDQSSSSGNVHIKDFAVIGEVTERVDSSPDNFVNGSLGPNSSVSGMWLQHLKVGLWLTGTNDNLVVENSRFLDMTADGLNLNGNARGVTVRNNFLRNQGDDALAMWSLHAPNTNSTFENNTVSQPNLANGIAVYGGTDITVRGNLVSDTNALGSGIAISNQKFLDPFHPLSGTITVDGNTLVRTGAMNPNWNHPMGALRVDSYDSAIEAQVRITDTTITDSPYSAFEFVSGSGRGYAAKNVTVDGATVNGAGTVVVQAETQGAATFRDVTATDVGAAGVYNCPYPSGSGTFTLTDGGGNSGWDSTWSDCTTWPQPGQGDPGPDPDANLARGRTVTATGSQNVYTPGKAVDGDANTYWESANHAFPQSLTVDLGSARAVRRVVLKLPPQAAWQARTQTLSVQGSADGSAYSTLVAPKDYRFDPATGNTVTIPVSGTVRHLRLHVTGNTGWPAAQFSEVEAYLS, translated from the coding sequence ATGCCAGCCCTGTCCGCGGCCGTCGCCGTGACCGCCGGCCTGCTCGTCGCCCTCGCCCCCACGCCGGCCCACGCGGCGGCGGGCGCCACCCTGCCCTTCACCTCGGTCGAGGCCGAGTCCGCCACGAGCACCGGCACCACGATCGGCCCCGACCACACCCAGGGCACCCTCGCCTCCGAGGCCTCCGGCCGGCGGGCGGTACGGCTGAACCCGGGGCAGCGCGTGGAGTTCACGGTGCCGCGCGCGGCCAACGCCGTGAACGTGGCCCACAGCGTCCCCGACGGACAGTCCGGCTCGCTCGACGTGTACGTCAACGGCCAGAGGCTGGCCGGGACACTGCCGGTGACCTCCAAGTACTCCTACGTCGACACCGGCTGGATCCCCGGCGCCAGGACCCACCACTTCTACGCCAACTCCCGCATGCTGCTCGGCCGTGACGTGCGGGCCGGGGACAAGGTCGCCCTCCAGGCCGCCAACGTCCAGGTCACCGTCGACGTCGCCGACTTCGAACAGGCGGCGGGTCCCGCCGCGCGGCCCGCCGGATCCGTCTCCGTGACCGACAAGGGCGCCGACCCCAGCGGCCAGGGCGACTCGACGCAGGCGTTCCGGGAGGCGATCAGCGCGGCACAGGGGGGAGTGGTGTGGATCCCGCCGGGCGAGTACCGGCTCACCTCCTCCCTGAACGGCGTGCAGAACGTCACCCTCCAGGGCGCAGGCCACTGGCACTCGATCGTGCGCACCTCCCGCTTCGTCGACCAGTCCAGTTCCTCGGGCAACGTCCACATCAAGGACTTCGCGGTCATCGGCGAGGTCACCGAACGCGTCGACTCCAGCCCGGACAACTTCGTCAACGGCTCCCTCGGCCCGAACTCCTCCGTCTCCGGCATGTGGCTCCAGCACCTCAAGGTCGGCCTCTGGCTGACCGGCACCAACGACAACCTCGTCGTGGAGAACAGCCGCTTCCTCGACATGACGGCGGACGGCCTCAACCTCAACGGCAACGCGCGCGGCGTGACGGTCCGCAACAACTTCCTGCGCAACCAGGGCGACGACGCGCTCGCCATGTGGTCGCTGCACGCGCCGAACACCAACAGCACCTTCGAGAACAACACGGTCTCGCAGCCCAACCTCGCCAACGGCATCGCGGTCTACGGCGGCACCGACATCACCGTCCGCGGCAACCTGGTGAGCGACACCAACGCCCTCGGCAGCGGCATCGCGATCTCCAACCAGAAGTTCCTCGACCCCTTCCACCCGCTGTCCGGCACCATCACCGTCGACGGCAACACCCTGGTCCGCACCGGCGCCATGAACCCCAACTGGAACCACCCGATGGGCGCCCTGCGCGTCGACTCCTACGACAGCGCCATCGAGGCGCAGGTCAGGATCACCGACACGACGATCACCGACAGCCCCTACAGCGCCTTCGAGTTCGTCTCCGGCAGCGGACGCGGGTACGCCGCGAAGAACGTCACCGTCGACGGCGCCACCGTGAACGGGGCGGGCACGGTCGTCGTCCAGGCCGAGACGCAGGGCGCCGCCACCTTCCGCGACGTCACCGCCACCGACGTCGGCGCGGCCGGCGTCTACAACTGCCCCTACCCGTCCGGCTCCGGCACCTTCACGCTCACCGACGGCGGCGGCAACTCCGGCTGGGACAGCACCTGGTCGGACTGCACCACCTGGCCCCAGCCCGGCCAGGGCGACCCCGGCCCCGACCCGGACGCGAACCTCGCCCGGGGCCGCACGGTCACGGCCACCGGCTCCCAGAACGTCTACACCCCGGGCAAGGCGGTCGACGGCGACGCGAACACGTACTGGGAGTCCGCCAACCACGCCTTCCCGCAGTCCCTGACGGTCGACCTGGGCTCCGCCCGGGCCGTGCGCCGGGTGGTGCTGAAGCTGCCGCCGCAGGCCGCGTGGCAGGCCCGCACCCAGACCCTGTCGGTGCAGGGCAGCGCCGACGGCTCGGCGTACTCCACGCTGGTCGCCCCGAAGGACTACCGCTTCGACCCGGCCACCGGCAACACGGTGACCATCCCGGTCAGCGGCACCGTCCGCCACCTGCGGCTGCACGTCACCGGTAACACCGGCTGGCCGGCGGCGCAGTTCAGCGAGGTGGAGGCGTACCTTTCGTGA
- a CDS encoding dihydrodipicolinate synthase family protein, whose amino-acid sequence MTDHRPWRGVLVATALPLNDDLSVDHDRYAEHCAWLVANGCDGVVPNGSLGEYQVLTPEERARVVETAVAAIGGERVMPGVAAYGSAEARRWAEQAAEAGCRAVMLLPPNAYRADERSVLAHYAEVAAAGLPVVAYNNPIDTKVDLVPELLARLHGEGYVQAVKEFSGDVRRAYRIAELAPELDLLVGADDVLLELAVAGAKGWVAGYPNALPRSCVELYRAAVAGDLTTALPLYRQLHPLLRWDSRVEFVQAIKLSMDLTGRYGGPCRPPRVPLEPVQEAAVRAATEQAVAAGLA is encoded by the coding sequence ATGACCGACCACCGTCCCTGGCGCGGCGTCCTCGTCGCCACCGCCCTCCCGCTGAACGACGACCTCTCCGTCGACCACGACCGCTACGCCGAGCACTGCGCCTGGCTGGTGGCGAACGGCTGCGACGGCGTCGTACCGAACGGCTCGCTCGGCGAGTACCAGGTGCTCACCCCCGAGGAACGCGCCAGGGTCGTCGAGACGGCCGTCGCCGCGATCGGCGGGGAGCGCGTGATGCCCGGCGTCGCCGCCTACGGTTCCGCCGAGGCCCGCCGCTGGGCCGAGCAGGCGGCCGAGGCGGGCTGCCGGGCGGTGATGCTGCTGCCGCCCAACGCCTACCGCGCCGACGAGCGTTCCGTCCTCGCCCACTACGCCGAGGTCGCCGCCGCCGGACTGCCGGTCGTCGCCTACAACAACCCCATCGACACCAAGGTCGACCTGGTGCCGGAGCTGCTCGCCCGGCTGCACGGCGAGGGGTACGTCCAGGCGGTCAAGGAGTTCTCCGGGGACGTCCGGCGCGCCTACCGGATCGCCGAACTCGCCCCCGAACTGGACCTGTTGGTCGGTGCCGACGACGTGCTGCTGGAACTCGCCGTCGCCGGCGCCAAGGGTTGGGTGGCCGGCTACCCGAACGCGCTGCCCCGCTCCTGCGTGGAGCTCTACCGCGCCGCCGTGGCCGGCGACCTCACCACCGCGCTGCCGCTGTACCGGCAGTTGCATCCGCTGCTGCGCTGGGACTCACGCGTGGAGTTCGTCCAGGCGATCAAGCTGTCCATGGACCTCACCGGCCGGTACGGTGGCCCCTGCCGCCCGCCCCGGGTGCCGCTGGAGCCCGTCCAGGAGGCGGCCGTCCGCGCGGCCACCGAGCAGGCCGTCGCGGCCGGACTGGCGTAG
- a CDS encoding GntR family transcriptional regulator, whose protein sequence is MTAPRPALRSLGGRRPSYRERVADALRAALVAGELRPGEVYSAPGLATRFGVSATPVREAMLDLAKEGLVDTVPNKGFRVTAVSERQLDEYTHVRALIEIPTTAQLALTADPVALRALRPVAEEIVTAAADGDLIAYIEADQRFHLGLLALAGNGHLVEVVRDLRRRARLYGLTTLVEQGRLEASAEEHLEILDALLARDTEAVRAVMTRHLGHVRGLWAAP, encoded by the coding sequence GTGACCGCGCCCCGCCCCGCCCTGCGGTCCCTCGGCGGCCGCAGGCCCAGCTACCGCGAGCGGGTCGCGGACGCGCTGCGGGCCGCGCTGGTCGCCGGGGAACTGCGCCCGGGCGAGGTGTACTCGGCCCCCGGGCTCGCCACCCGCTTCGGTGTCTCCGCCACCCCCGTGCGCGAGGCCATGCTCGACCTCGCCAAGGAAGGGCTGGTCGACACCGTGCCCAACAAGGGGTTCCGGGTCACCGCCGTCTCCGAGCGGCAGCTCGACGAGTACACCCACGTCCGTGCCCTGATCGAGATCCCGACGACGGCGCAACTCGCCCTCACCGCGGACCCGGTGGCGCTGCGGGCGCTGCGCCCGGTCGCCGAGGAGATCGTCACGGCCGCCGCGGACGGCGACCTGATCGCGTACATCGAGGCCGACCAGCGCTTCCACCTGGGGCTGCTGGCGCTCGCCGGCAACGGGCACCTGGTGGAGGTCGTCCGGGACCTGCGGCGGCGGGCACGGCTGTACGGGCTGACCACGCTGGTCGAGCAGGGGCGCCTGGAGGCGTCGGCCGAGGAGCACCTGGAGATACTCGACGCGCTGCTCGCCCGGGACACGGAGGCCGTACGCGCCGTGATGACCCGCCACCTCGGGCACGTCCGGGGGCTCTGGGCAGCACCATGA
- a CDS encoding proline racemase family protein gives MRSRLVLHAVDSHTEGMPTRVITGGIGTIPGATMNERRLYFREHRDDVKRLLMNEPRGHSAMSGAILQPPTRPDCDWGVVYIEVSGYLPMCGHGTIGVATVLVETGMVEVVEPVTTIRLDTPAGVVVAEVAVEDGAATAVTLRNVPSFAVGLDRTATLPDGRTVTYDLAFGGNFYAVLPLDRLGLPYDRSHKEEILAAGLALMEAINAEEEPVHPEDPSIRGCHHVQVTAPDATARHSRHAMVIHPGWFDRSPCGTGTSARMAQLHARGELPLHTEFVNESFIGTRFTGRLLGTTEVAGRPAVLPSFTGRAWITGTAQYLLDPRDPFPAGFVL, from the coding sequence ATGCGCAGCAGACTCGTCCTGCACGCCGTCGACTCGCACACCGAGGGCATGCCCACCCGGGTGATCACCGGCGGCATCGGCACCATCCCGGGCGCGACGATGAACGAGCGCCGCCTGTACTTCCGCGAACACCGCGACGACGTCAAGCGGTTGCTGATGAACGAGCCGCGCGGGCACTCCGCGATGAGCGGCGCGATCCTCCAGCCGCCCACCCGCCCCGACTGCGACTGGGGCGTGGTCTACATCGAGGTCTCCGGCTACCTCCCCATGTGCGGGCACGGCACGATCGGTGTCGCGACGGTGCTGGTCGAGACCGGCATGGTGGAGGTCGTCGAACCGGTCACCACCATCCGCCTGGACACGCCCGCCGGGGTGGTCGTCGCCGAGGTCGCCGTCGAGGACGGCGCCGCCACCGCCGTGACCCTGCGCAACGTCCCGTCGTTCGCCGTCGGGCTCGACCGGACGGCCACCCTGCCCGACGGGCGGACGGTCACCTACGACCTCGCCTTCGGCGGCAACTTCTACGCCGTCCTGCCGCTGGACCGGCTCGGGCTGCCCTACGACCGGTCGCACAAGGAGGAGATCCTCGCGGCCGGTCTCGCGCTGATGGAGGCGATCAACGCCGAGGAGGAACCGGTCCACCCCGAGGACCCGTCCATCCGCGGCTGCCACCATGTGCAGGTGACCGCTCCCGACGCCACCGCCCGCCACTCCCGGCACGCCATGGTGATCCACCCCGGCTGGTTCGACCGCTCGCCCTGCGGCACCGGCACCAGCGCCCGCATGGCCCAGCTGCACGCCCGCGGCGAACTCCCGCTGCACACCGAGTTCGTGAACGAGTCCTTCATCGGCACCCGGTTCACCGGCCGGCTGCTCGGCACCACCGAGGTGGCGGGCCGCCCGGCCGTGCTGCCCAGCTTCACCGGGCGCGCCTGGATCACCGGCACCGCGCAGTACCTGCTGGACCCGCGCGACCCGTTCCCGGCGGGGTTCGTCCTGTGA
- a CDS encoding ABC transporter substrate-binding protein: MRSNGIRRTLVALGVGALTLTACGSNDDEAAGGTTRITVNCMPPKSAEVDRRFFEEDVAAFEKENPDIDVVPHDAFPCQDPKTFDAKLAGGQMEDVFYTYFTDARHVVDIGQAADLTPYVKELKSYGTIQRQLRDIYTVDGKVYGIPRTGYSMGLIYNRALFEKAGLDPDRPPTTWAGVRDAAKRIAALGDGTVGYADYSAQNQGGWHFTAELYSRGGDVVSPDGKKATVDTPEGRAVLQTLHDMRWKDDSMGSRQLLVINDVQQMMGAGRLGMYLAAPDNIPILVKEKGAKYQDIAIAPMPGGNGTLIGGDGYMFGKKASPEQIRAGLKWLDHMFLTPGDGFLGDYARAKKNDAPVGLPEPRLFTGAADEKDQQVKKANANVPVENYRAFLDGNQRLEMKIEPPHAQQLYSVLDGVVSAVLTKEDADIDRLLKDASGKIDGILARG; this comes from the coding sequence ATGAGAAGCAACGGGATCCGCCGTACCCTCGTCGCGCTAGGCGTCGGCGCGCTCACGCTCACCGCGTGCGGGTCGAACGACGACGAGGCCGCGGGCGGCACGACCCGCATCACGGTCAACTGCATGCCGCCCAAGAGCGCCGAGGTCGACCGCCGGTTCTTCGAGGAGGACGTCGCCGCCTTCGAGAAGGAGAACCCGGACATCGACGTCGTCCCGCACGACGCGTTCCCCTGCCAGGACCCGAAGACCTTCGACGCCAAGCTGGCCGGCGGGCAGATGGAGGACGTCTTCTACACCTACTTCACCGACGCGAGGCACGTCGTCGACATCGGCCAGGCGGCCGATCTCACGCCCTACGTCAAGGAGTTGAAGAGTTACGGCACCATCCAGCGGCAACTGCGGGACATCTACACCGTCGACGGCAAGGTCTACGGCATCCCGCGCACCGGCTACTCGATGGGCCTGATCTACAACAGGGCACTCTTCGAGAAGGCCGGCCTCGACCCGGACCGGCCGCCCACCACCTGGGCCGGGGTCCGCGACGCCGCCAAGAGGATCGCCGCCCTCGGCGACGGCACCGTCGGCTACGCCGACTACAGCGCGCAGAACCAGGGCGGCTGGCACTTCACCGCCGAGCTGTACTCCCGGGGCGGCGACGTGGTCAGCCCCGACGGCAAGAAGGCCACCGTCGACACCCCCGAAGGCCGTGCCGTGCTCCAGACCCTCCACGACATGCGGTGGAAGGACGATTCGATGGGCAGCAGGCAGCTGCTCGTCATCAACGACGTCCAGCAGATGATGGGCGCCGGCAGGCTCGGCATGTACCTCGCCGCCCCCGACAACATCCCGATCCTCGTCAAGGAGAAGGGCGCGAAGTACCAGGACATCGCCATCGCCCCGATGCCCGGCGGCAACGGCACCCTCATCGGCGGCGACGGCTACATGTTCGGCAAGAAGGCATCGCCCGAGCAGATCCGCGCCGGACTGAAGTGGCTCGACCACATGTTCCTCACCCCCGGGGACGGCTTCCTCGGGGACTACGCCCGCGCGAAGAAGAACGACGCCCCGGTGGGCCTGCCCGAGCCCCGCCTGTTCACCGGCGCCGCAGACGAGAAGGACCAGCAGGTCAAGAAGGCCAACGCCAACGTCCCGGTGGAGAACTACCGGGCCTTCCTCGACGGCAACCAGCGGCTGGAGATGAAGATCGAGCCGCCCCACGCCCAGCAGCTCTACTCCGTCCTCGACGGTGTCGTCTCCGCCGTCCTCACCAAGGAGGACGCGGACATCGACCGGCTCCTGAAGGACGCCTCCGGCAAGATCGACGGCATCCTGGCGCGGGGCTGA